One genomic region from Sphingobacterium sp. UGAL515B_05 encodes:
- a CDS encoding GH92 family glycosyl hydrolase — MKLRFSLSFAAGLLLLCVQSVVGQEHAIWQLGNSDGSSSEFALSPNGYKKFLEHDFGYEDNAFIIGQSSLTKDLPYVLPGPANEWGGTGGTSGLRTHFLNLYYVLNNSIKNGQCTLQVKLANSDPKNKPTLQIVINGKPYNFEVERGAGNGEPLENPLKSGNSTINIPVSADLIKKGGNQITLTVIKGGWVEFDSFKLLGPQQVKLIANRSVIVKNVQQADFEILNAGKPVQNMLVDLLKLKDDEQLKVVLDGKKIYEKTLEKGAAKLEIPMPYVAKDIWSKYEIYNNGQLIQSSTIKRGPKRLGGVSDYVNTMMGAAHSRWMIAPGPWMPFGMVKISPDNQNIGWQAGYEPSIESIGTFSHIHEWTMAGLGTFPTAGQLKTRVGDQYSTNSGYRSAIDKTSEKAPLGYYAVHLLDHDIDVKLTAGTRSSFQQYTYHKSDTGRIMIDLKVNGEYDYKIKDFSLKKVSDYKVVGYSNQLSENVWSTDAKQDYVVYFVMEFDKPIINYGTWHNDRLTERADLVADSAQFAGMYVEFDVHKDKAVQLRTGISYVSLANAEENLKTELSEPFGWSIDRVVENQHKVWDELLSRLAIKSSDYFEKEKFYTNMYRTLASRNTFSDVNGQWRSSDEVIRTLAHKGDLALGCDAFWNTFWNLNQFWNLVTPEWSNKWVRSQLAMYDANGWLAKGPAGMEYIPVMVAEHEIPLIVGAYQMGIRDYDAEKAFEAVKKMQTTSPLKFEGGFAGNRDLDVYLKYKYVPYDLGRFSNSMEYSFDDWTVGQFAKSLGKEQEYRYFNDRGNWWKNAIDVSSGYARMKDSKGEWYKDFDPFKSGANHHYVEGNAWQLTFFVPQDIPGLAKMIGQDVFLKRLEWGFPESEKWRYNGPNDQYWDYPVVQGNQQSMHFAYIFNWLNKPWLTQKWSRSIGERYYGQGVSNAYLGDEDQGQMSAWYIMNAIGLFQIDGGTRVKPIYEIGSPLFEEVKIRLDGKYGRGEQFIIKAKNANKKNMYVQRATLNGKPLNTFYFDASELLKGGELVLEMGATPNKQWGLYQ, encoded by the coding sequence TGTATTGCCCGGTCCGGCCAATGAATGGGGCGGGACTGGAGGAACCTCTGGTCTGAGAACACATTTTTTGAATTTATACTATGTGTTAAACAATAGTATAAAAAATGGTCAGTGCACACTTCAGGTTAAATTGGCCAATAGTGACCCTAAAAATAAACCTACACTACAGATCGTAATCAATGGCAAGCCCTATAATTTTGAGGTGGAGCGGGGAGCAGGAAATGGTGAGCCGCTAGAGAATCCTTTAAAATCTGGAAATTCTACGATAAATATACCGGTATCAGCTGATCTCATTAAGAAAGGCGGAAATCAGATTACCCTAACTGTCATAAAGGGAGGTTGGGTTGAATTTGATTCCTTTAAACTGCTTGGTCCACAGCAAGTAAAGTTAATAGCCAATCGATCTGTAATTGTTAAAAATGTACAGCAAGCTGATTTTGAGATCCTAAATGCAGGAAAACCCGTCCAAAATATGCTGGTTGATCTCTTGAAATTGAAAGATGATGAACAGTTGAAAGTAGTCTTGGATGGAAAGAAAATTTATGAGAAAACACTTGAAAAAGGTGCAGCGAAATTGGAAATACCAATGCCCTATGTCGCTAAGGATATCTGGAGTAAGTATGAAATTTATAATAATGGGCAATTAATACAGTCTTCAACAATCAAGCGGGGCCCAAAAAGACTTGGTGGAGTTTCAGATTATGTGAACACGATGATGGGTGCAGCACATTCCAGATGGATGATAGCCCCGGGACCATGGATGCCTTTTGGCATGGTAAAGATCAGTCCAGATAACCAAAATATTGGCTGGCAGGCAGGTTATGAACCTTCTATCGAATCTATTGGTACTTTTAGCCATATTCACGAATGGACAATGGCTGGATTGGGAACATTTCCGACAGCAGGTCAATTGAAAACTCGGGTCGGAGATCAGTACAGTACAAATTCAGGATATCGATCTGCAATAGATAAAACCAGCGAAAAGGCTCCATTGGGATATTATGCTGTTCATCTCCTTGATCACGATATCGACGTAAAATTGACGGCTGGTACACGTTCCAGTTTTCAACAATATACCTATCATAAGTCGGATACAGGACGTATCATGATTGATCTTAAGGTTAACGGAGAATATGATTATAAAATTAAAGATTTCTCGCTGAAAAAGGTTTCTGACTATAAGGTTGTGGGATACAGTAATCAATTATCTGAAAACGTTTGGTCCACGGATGCAAAACAGGATTATGTCGTATACTTTGTGATGGAGTTTGATAAACCTATCATAAACTATGGCACATGGCATAATGATCGGTTGACTGAACGGGCTGATTTGGTTGCTGATAGCGCTCAATTTGCGGGAATGTACGTGGAATTTGATGTGCATAAAGATAAGGCTGTACAACTGCGCACTGGGATTTCTTATGTGAGCTTAGCCAATGCAGAGGAGAATTTAAAAACGGAACTTTCGGAGCCATTCGGATGGTCCATTGATCGGGTCGTGGAAAATCAGCATAAAGTTTGGGATGAACTTTTAAGTAGATTGGCGATAAAGTCTTCAGACTATTTTGAAAAAGAGAAATTCTATACCAATATGTATCGCACTTTGGCAAGCCGAAACACATTTAGTGATGTGAACGGTCAATGGAGGTCTTCGGATGAAGTGATACGAACTTTAGCCCATAAAGGGGATCTCGCTTTAGGCTGTGATGCTTTCTGGAATACCTTTTGGAATTTAAATCAGTTTTGGAACTTGGTTACGCCGGAGTGGTCCAATAAATGGGTTAGATCGCAACTTGCGATGTATGACGCAAATGGCTGGCTGGCGAAAGGGCCGGCCGGAATGGAGTATATTCCGGTCATGGTTGCTGAACATGAAATACCGTTAATTGTTGGGGCATACCAGATGGGGATTAGAGACTACGATGCTGAAAAGGCATTTGAAGCTGTTAAAAAAATGCAGACAACAAGTCCATTGAAATTTGAAGGCGGTTTTGCGGGTAATAGGGATTTGGATGTCTATTTAAAATATAAGTACGTTCCTTATGATTTGGGGCGGTTTTCCAATTCTATGGAATATAGTTTTGACGATTGGACAGTTGGGCAGTTTGCAAAATCGTTAGGAAAGGAACAGGAATATCGCTATTTCAATGATCGCGGAAACTGGTGGAAAAATGCGATAGATGTCAGTAGTGGCTATGCTCGGATGAAGGATTCAAAAGGAGAATGGTATAAAGATTTTGACCCTTTTAAATCGGGGGCTAACCATCATTATGTAGAAGGAAATGCATGGCAATTGACCTTTTTTGTGCCACAGGATATTCCTGGACTAGCTAAAATGATCGGACAGGATGTGTTTTTAAAACGATTGGAATGGGGATTTCCAGAAAGTGAAAAATGGCGTTATAATGGCCCTAATGATCAATATTGGGATTATCCTGTTGTTCAGGGAAATCAGCAATCAATGCATTTCGCCTATATTTTTAATTGGTTGAATAAGCCCTGGTTGACACAAAAATGGAGCCGCTCCATAGGTGAACGCTATTATGGCCAAGGGGTTTCGAATGCTTATCTCGGCGATGAAGACCAAGGGCAAATGAGTGCTTGGTATATCATGAATGCTATTGGTTTATTTCAGATCGATGGCGGAACAAGGGTCAAACCAATTTATGAAATAGGAAGCCCACTCTTTGAGGAGGTTAAGATTAGATTGGATGGTAAATATGGAAGAGGTGAACAGTTTATTATCAAAGCGAAAAATGCAAATAAGAAAAATATGTATGTACAACGCGCAACGTTAAATGGAAAACCGCTCAATACCTTTTATTTTGATGCTTCCGAACTGCTAAAAGGAGGAGAGCTTGTCTTAGAAATGGGCGCTACACCGAATAAACAATGGGGACTGTATCAATAA